From one Salvelinus sp. IW2-2015 linkage group LG11, ASM291031v2, whole genome shotgun sequence genomic stretch:
- the LOC111970447 gene encoding myosin regulatory light polypeptide 9 — MSSKRAKGKTTKKRPQRATSNVFAMFDQSQIQEFKEAFNMIDQNRDGFIDKEDLHDMLASLGKNPSDEYLEGMMAEAPGPINFTMFLTMFGERLNGTDPEDVIRNAFACFDEEGSGVIHEDHLRELLTTMGDRFTDEEVDELFREAPIDKKGNFNYAEFTRILKHGAKDKDDM; from the exons ATGTCGAGCAAACGTGCAAAGGGGAAGACCACCAAGAAGCGCCCCCAGAGGGCCACGTCCAACGTGTTCGCCATGTTCGACCAGTCTCAGATCCAGGAGTTCAAGGAGGCCTTCAACATGATCGACCAGAACCGAGACGGCTTCATCGACAAGGAGGATCTTCATGACATGCTGGCCTCACTGG GTAAGAACCCGTCAGATGAGTACCTGGAGGGGATGATGGCGGAGGCGCCGGGGCCCATCAACTTCACCATGTTTCTCACTATGTTCGGGGAGCGTCTCAACGGCACCGACCCCGAGGACGTCATCCGCAACGCCTTCGCCTGCTTCGACGAGGAGGGCTCTG GAGTGATCCACGAGGACCACCTGCGAGAGTTATTGACCACAATGGGTGACCGCTTCACTGATGAGGAAGTGGACGAGCTGTTCCGTGAGGCGCCCATCGACAAGAAGGGCAACTTCAACTACGCCGAGTTCACCCGCATCCTCAAACACGGTGCTAAGGACAAGGACGACATGTAG
- the LOC111970449 gene encoding homeobox protein AKR-like isoform X2: MSDSDPFEDDGFPLDLSGGGVGSGKRRRRGNLPKEAVIVLRTWLYEHRYNAYPSEQEKLSLSDQTSLSVLQICNWFINARRRLLPDLLRKDGKDPTHFTISRRAGKGEGRSSTGGGGSSPESPTSSVPSPALPPLRPTVIRPAPTLDLSLLGNTATAILTGAGYPGQEGCCVQALMQLDMHVLLREAEEKGSTVISASPTGGLFNTPPPTPPELCPGQDFSDLRLLVXAALQRAAEHESQTKATTEATVCSSAMGPTLPPEPSQASLNSPREQSPTEKVVVSPVSVPSPVTVSSAPKLTPAFAFIPAPSLPPRSAQIPVLVPVSTPVPAFIPAPTKPPVPALSPVQTFTPALTLSPVPISSPTLALVQSTSASPHPIPRPFFLQQQQCPEGSVGGQCVEHGSQRCSSPTAWSRGTDSHSHSVGGAAHPACCQRDSQLEPRPHPGLYVGAHQAVYISENIFLSSTH, translated from the exons ATGTCTGACAGCGACCCCTTTGAGGATGACGGCTTTCCCCTTGACCTGTCAGGAGGCGGCGTGGGCTCGGGCAAGCGGCGTCGCCGCGGCAACCTGCCCAAGGAGGCGGTGATTGTGCTGCGGACCTGGCTGTACGAGCACCGCTACAACGCATACCCTTCAGAGCAGGAGAAACTCAGCCTGTCAGATCAGACCAGCCTCTCCGTGCTACAG ATATGCAACTGGTTCATCAACGCCCGTCGCCGCCTCCTCCCTGACCTACTCCGCAAGGATGGCAAAGACCCCACCCATTTCACCATCTCCAGGCGGGCAGGAAAAGGTGAGGGTCGCTCATCCACTGGTGGTGGAGGTAGCTCCCCTGAAAGCCCCACCTCCTCGGTCCCCTCACCAGCCCTGCCCCCACTCCGGCCCACGGTCATCCGGCCAGCCCCCACGCTGGACCTCAGCCTCCTGGGCAACACAGCCACGGCCATTCTGACGGGTGCCGGCTACCCAGGCCAAGAGGGCTGCTGCGTCCAGGCCCTGATGCAGCTGGACATGCACGTTCTCCTGAGGGAGGCCGAGGAGAAGGGCTCTACGGTTATCAGCGCCAGTCCCACTGGCGGGCTATTCAACAcgccaccccccacccctccggAACTGTGCCCCGGCCAGGACTTCAGTGACCTGAGGCTGCTGGTGYACGCAGCTCTCCAGAGGGCCGCTGAGCATGAGAGTCAGACGAAGGCCACTACAGAGGCCACGGTCTGCAGCAGTGCTATGGGTCCAACCCTTCCACCAGAGCCGAGCCAAGCTTCACTGAACTCGCCCAGAGAGCAGAGTCCCACAGAAAAGGTTGTGGTGTCCCCAGTTTCAGTCCCAAGCCCCGTCACGGTCTCTTCAGCACCTAAACTCACCCCAGCCTTTGCCTTCATTCCTGCTCCAAGTCTGCCTCCCCGCTCTGCCCAAATTCCAGTCCTAGTGCCAGTTTCAACCCCTGTCCCAGCCTTCATCCCTGCACCAACCAAACCCCCTGTGCCAGCCCTAAGCCCTGTTCAAACCTTCACCCCTGCACTAACTTTATCCCCTGTCCCAATCTCATCCCCAACTTTAGCCCTAGTCCAAAGCACCTCTGCCAGCCCTCACCCCATTCCTAGGCCTTTCTTcctccagcagcagcagtgtcCAGAGGGCTCAGTCGGTGGCCAGTGTGTGGAGCATGGTTCACAGCGATGTTCCAGTCCGACAGCCTGGTCCCGTGGCACAGACTCCCATAGCCACAGTGTGGGGGGCGCAGCACACCCTGCATGCTGTCAGCGAGACAGTCAACTAGAGCCACGGCCACACCCTGGTCTGTATGTGGGGGCGCACCAAGCTGTGTATATATCTGAGAACATATTCCTTTCATCAACCCACTGA
- the LOC111970449 gene encoding homeobox protein TGIF1-like isoform X1 — translation MKPLKRALEEEQIQELSSAMSDSDPFEDDGFPLDLSGGGVGSGKRRRRGNLPKEAVIVLRTWLYEHRYNAYPSEQEKLSLSDQTSLSVLQICNWFINARRRLLPDLLRKDGKDPTHFTISRRAGKGEGRSSTGGGGSSPESPTSSVPSPALPPLRPTVIRPAPTLDLSLLGNTATAILTGAGYPGQEGCCVQALMQLDMHVLLREAEEKGSTVISASPTGGLFNTPPPTPPELCPGQDFSDLRLLVXAALQRAAEHESQTKATTEATVCSSAMGPTLPPEPSQASLNSPREQSPTEKVVVSPVSVPSPVTVSSAPKLTPAFAFIPAPSLPPRSAQIPVLVPVSTPVPAFIPAPTKPPVPALSPVQTFTPALTLSPVPISSPTLALVQSTSASPHPIPRPFFLQQQQCPEGSVGGQCVEHGSQRCSSPTAWSRGTDSHSHSVGGAAHPACCQRDSQLEPRPHPGLYVGAHQAVYISENIFLSSTH, via the exons ATGAAACCCCTAAAACGAG CTCTGGAAGAGGAGCAGATACAGGAGCTGTCGTCAGCCATGTCTGACAGCGACCCCTTTGAGGATGACGGCTTTCCCCTTGACCTGTCAGGAGGCGGCGTGGGCTCGGGCAAGCGGCGTCGCCGCGGCAACCTGCCCAAGGAGGCGGTGATTGTGCTGCGGACCTGGCTGTACGAGCACCGCTACAACGCATACCCTTCAGAGCAGGAGAAACTCAGCCTGTCAGATCAGACCAGCCTCTCCGTGCTACAG ATATGCAACTGGTTCATCAACGCCCGTCGCCGCCTCCTCCCTGACCTACTCCGCAAGGATGGCAAAGACCCCACCCATTTCACCATCTCCAGGCGGGCAGGAAAAGGTGAGGGTCGCTCATCCACTGGTGGTGGAGGTAGCTCCCCTGAAAGCCCCACCTCCTCGGTCCCCTCACCAGCCCTGCCCCCACTCCGGCCCACGGTCATCCGGCCAGCCCCCACGCTGGACCTCAGCCTCCTGGGCAACACAGCCACGGCCATTCTGACGGGTGCCGGCTACCCAGGCCAAGAGGGCTGCTGCGTCCAGGCCCTGATGCAGCTGGACATGCACGTTCTCCTGAGGGAGGCCGAGGAGAAGGGCTCTACGGTTATCAGCGCCAGTCCCACTGGCGGGCTATTCAACAcgccaccccccacccctccggAACTGTGCCCCGGCCAGGACTTCAGTGACCTGAGGCTGCTGGTGYACGCAGCTCTCCAGAGGGCCGCTGAGCATGAGAGTCAGACGAAGGCCACTACAGAGGCCACGGTCTGCAGCAGTGCTATGGGTCCAACCCTTCCACCAGAGCCGAGCCAAGCTTCACTGAACTCGCCCAGAGAGCAGAGTCCCACAGAAAAGGTTGTGGTGTCCCCAGTTTCAGTCCCAAGCCCCGTCACGGTCTCTTCAGCACCTAAACTCACCCCAGCCTTTGCCTTCATTCCTGCTCCAAGTCTGCCTCCCCGCTCTGCCCAAATTCCAGTCCTAGTGCCAGTTTCAACCCCTGTCCCAGCCTTCATCCCTGCACCAACCAAACCCCCTGTGCCAGCCCTAAGCCCTGTTCAAACCTTCACCCCTGCACTAACTTTATCCCCTGTCCCAATCTCATCCCCAACTTTAGCCCTAGTCCAAAGCACCTCTGCCAGCCCTCACCCCATTCCTAGGCCTTTCTTcctccagcagcagcagtgtcCAGAGGGCTCAGTCGGTGGCCAGTGTGTGGAGCATGGTTCACAGCGATGTTCCAGTCCGACAGCCTGGTCCCGTGGCACAGACTCCCATAGCCACAGTGTGGGGGGCGCAGCACACCCTGCATGCTGTCAGCGAGACAGTCAACTAGAGCCACGGCCACACCCTGGTCTGTATGTGGGGGCGCACCAAGCTGTGTATATATCTGAGAACATATTCCTTTCATCAACCCACTGA